The following coding sequences lie in one Nitrospirota bacterium genomic window:
- a CDS encoding glutamate-5-semialdehyde dehydrogenase, translated as MDMRQWVREKAEEARAGARNLARASSAQKDRALLTMAAMLESRTGELIAENSKDLSSAGQKGLSKALIDRLTLNEKRIDEMAKGLREVARLPDPSGEVIRMWQRPNGMTVGKMRVPIGVIGIIYEARPNVTADATSLCLKAGNAVILRGGSEAVHSNRAIVALLRDAARSEGLHEGAITFIDSTDREAVMEMLKLEGLIDLIIPRGGEGLIRAVTENSRIPVLKHYKGVCHVFVDRDADLAMAEDICLNAKVQRPGTCNAMETMLVDEPVAAAFLPRMTERFKAAGVALKGCPKTQAIVPGAEAVLDEDFSNEYLDLVLNIKVVRDMDEAMSHIAQYGSAHSDAVVTKSYAKAMRFLKEVDSSAVLVNASTRLNDGYQFGLGAEIGISTDKIHARGPMGLEELTCTKFIVLGSGQLRE; from the coding sequence ATGGATATGCGGCAGTGGGTGCGGGAAAAGGCCGAGGAGGCGCGGGCAGGGGCACGCAACCTTGCCCGGGCGTCTAGCGCGCAGAAGGACAGGGCGCTGCTCACCATGGCTGCCATGCTGGAGAGCAGGACCGGAGAGCTGATCGCAGAAAACAGCAAGGACCTCTCCTCTGCCGGGCAGAAGGGTCTTTCCAAGGCGCTGATCGATCGCCTGACGCTGAATGAAAAGCGCATCGACGAGATGGCAAAGGGGCTCAGGGAGGTTGCCCGGCTCCCCGACCCTTCCGGCGAGGTCATCAGGATGTGGCAGCGCCCCAACGGCATGACCGTGGGCAAAATGAGGGTACCCATCGGCGTTATCGGCATTATTTACGAAGCCCGGCCCAATGTCACGGCCGATGCCACGTCCCTCTGCCTCAAGGCCGGGAACGCGGTGATACTGCGGGGCGGCTCCGAGGCGGTGCATTCGAACAGGGCGATCGTCGCCTTGCTGCGCGATGCAGCGCGGAGCGAAGGGCTGCACGAGGGGGCGATCACCTTTATCGACAGTACCGACCGTGAGGCGGTCATGGAGATGCTGAAGCTCGAGGGCCTCATCGATCTCATTATCCCCCGCGGCGGAGAGGGGCTCATCAGGGCGGTAACGGAGAACTCCCGGATCCCCGTGCTCAAGCATTACAAGGGCGTCTGTCATGTATTCGTGGACAGGGACGCCGACCTGGCGATGGCCGAGGATATCTGTCTCAATGCCAAGGTGCAGCGTCCGGGCACCTGCAATGCCATGGAGACGATGCTGGTCGATGAGCCTGTTGCCGCAGCATTTCTGCCCCGGATGACGGAGCGCTTCAAGGCTGCAGGGGTAGCGCTCAAGGGGTGCCCGAAGACGCAGGCGATCGTCCCCGGTGCGGAAGCGGTCCTGGATGAGGATTTCTCCAACGAGTATCTCGATCTCGTCCTCAATATCAAGGTGGTTCGCGATATGGACGAGGCGATGAGCCATATCGCGCAGTACGGCTCGGCGCATTCCGATGCCGTTGTTACGAAGTCGTATGCGAAGGCGATGCGGTTCCTGAAGGAGGTCGACTCCTCGGCGGTCCTGGTGAATGCCTCGACCCGCCTGAACGACGGCTATCAATTCGGCCTCGGCGCCGAGATCGGCATCTCGACCGACAAGATCCACGCACGGGGACCCATGGGGCTCGAGGAGCTCACCTGCACCAAATTCATAGTCCTGGGAAGCGGACAATTACGGGAATAA
- a CDS encoding ferredoxin, protein MATPVVDHDLCIGCGSCIEVCPEVFELRDDKAWVIGPDKCSTCDCDEAANICPVEAIKME, encoded by the coding sequence ATGGCGACACCGGTAGTGGATCACGATCTCTGTATCGGCTGCGGCTCTTGTATCGAGGTCTGCCCTGAAGTGTTCGAGCTGAGAGATGATAAAGCGTGGGTGATCGGGCCCGATAAATGCTCTACCTGCGATTGCGATGAGGCCGCGAATATCTGCCCGGTCGAAGCGATAAAGATGGAATAG
- a CDS encoding NUDIX hydrolase, translating to MGVLDKRVVWEGSFLRASILTYRDHAGRLRTWEAAERVNCRGIAVIVPLTAEGEFLLTRQFRPVVNNFVVEFPAGLHDREESLVEAAGRELIEETKHTARELVFLARGPLSSGMSTEILSAFLAKDAVPAPPELLRRFPPDESEQIEVHRVRMDDMYRFLASCEEQGDYIDVKVYGLVELAKRKAAGG from the coding sequence ATGGGAGTGCTTGATAAACGAGTGGTCTGGGAGGGGAGCTTCCTCAGGGCATCGATCCTCACCTACCGGGACCATGCAGGACGCCTCCGGACGTGGGAGGCTGCGGAGCGGGTCAACTGCAGGGGGATTGCTGTCATTGTACCGCTTACGGCCGAGGGCGAATTCCTGCTGACCCGGCAGTTCAGGCCCGTGGTGAATAATTTTGTCGTCGAGTTCCCGGCAGGGCTTCACGACCGTGAGGAGAGCCTGGTCGAGGCAGCCGGGCGCGAGCTGATCGAGGAGACGAAGCATACGGCCCGCGAGCTCGTTTTCCTCGCGCGAGGACCGCTCTCATCGGGCATGTCGACAGAGATATTGAGCGCCTTCCTGGCGAAAGACGCTGTCCCCGCCCCTCCGGAGCTCCTCCGCCGTTTCCCTCCCGACGAGTCGGAGCAGATCGAGGTCCATAGAGTCCGAATGGATGACATGTACCGCTTCCTCGCCTCCTGCGAGGAGCAAGGGGATTATATTGACGTGAAGGTGTACGGCCTGGTGGAGCTTGCGAAACGGAAGGCAGCGGGCGGGTAG
- a CDS encoding histidine triad nucleotide-binding protein: protein MADCLFCKIVERKIPAKIVYEDDRVLAFEDINPQAPVHTLVIPRKHIPTLNDIADDDVTLMGHLVRVTSTIAAEKGVAERGFRVVANCNPESGQIVYHIHFHVIGGRQMNWPPG, encoded by the coding sequence ATGGCTGACTGTTTATTCTGCAAGATCGTCGAGAGGAAGATTCCGGCTAAAATCGTGTACGAGGACGACCGGGTGCTCGCCTTCGAAGACATCAACCCGCAGGCGCCGGTCCATACGCTCGTGATACCGCGCAAACACATCCCTACCCTCAACGATATCGCGGACGATGATGTGACGCTCATGGGGCACCTTGTCCGGGTGACCTCGACAATCGCCGCAGAAAAAGGTGTAGCCGAGCGGGGCTTCAGGGTGGTCGCGAACTGCAACCCCGAAAGCGGGCAGATCGTCTATCACATCCACTTTCATGTGATCGGCGGCCGCCAGATGAACTGGCCCCCGGGATGA
- the hisI gene encoding phosphoribosyl-AMP cyclohydrolase, whose amino-acid sequence MMIPQLKYDANGLIPAIVQESDTGEVLMMAYMNEASLKMTLETGYTHFWSRSRRKFWKKGETSGSLQEVAAVLYDCDADTLLIKVKQHGTGACHTGERTCFYREISKK is encoded by the coding sequence ATGATGATTCCGCAGCTGAAGTACGACGCAAACGGCCTGATCCCGGCGATCGTCCAGGAGAGCGATACCGGAGAGGTGCTGATGATGGCCTACATGAACGAGGCGTCGCTGAAAATGACCCTCGAAACGGGATATACTCACTTCTGGTCGAGGTCGCGCCGGAAGTTCTGGAAAAAGGGAGAGACCTCGGGGAGCTTGCAAGAGGTTGCGGCGGTCCTTTACGATTGTGACGCCGATACGCTCCTGATCAAGGTGAAGCAGCATGGAACCGGCGCCTGCCACACGGGCGAACGGACCTGCTTTTATAGAGAGATAAGTAAGAAGTAA
- a CDS encoding DUF4390 domain-containing protein: MQSTEYGIRSAESPGTKRRALFPVSILFFLSSGSWLLASLFLPLPSAAAEISDITVRLANNELYVAASVKPDPKLLEELNEGLSKELVFYIDLFRVWNIWPDEFVLGKKITRIIKSNPIKREHRTTSTDGTVQLEKRFKELDAMVAWAMAIPEMKLTNVKELDPGVYFVKVTVESRIRRLPPVVGYLLPFLPEKEFSLSKNSPIFKINGPERP; the protein is encoded by the coding sequence ATGCAGAGCACAGAGTATGGAATACGGAGCGCAGAGTCCCCGGGCACGAAACGGCGCGCGCTCTTTCCTGTTTCGATCCTTTTCTTTCTGAGCTCCGGGTCCTGGCTCCTGGCGTCCCTTTTTCTGCCTCTTCCTTCCGCTGCTGCGGAAATTTCGGATATCACGGTGCGGCTGGCGAATAACGAGCTCTATGTCGCCGCATCGGTAAAGCCCGACCCGAAGCTCCTGGAAGAGCTCAACGAGGGGCTGTCGAAGGAGCTCGTCTTTTACATCGACCTCTTCAGGGTCTGGAACATCTGGCCCGATGAGTTCGTGCTCGGCAAGAAGATCACCAGGATCATCAAGAGCAACCCGATCAAGCGGGAGCACCGCACGACCAGCACCGACGGCACGGTTCAGCTCGAGAAGCGGTTCAAGGAGCTCGATGCGATGGTCGCCTGGGCTATGGCTATTCCCGAAATGAAACTGACCAATGTGAAGGAACTCGATCCCGGCGTCTATTTTGTAAAGGTCACCGTGGAATCGAGGATCCGCAGACTGCCTCCTGTTGTAGGATACCTCCTGCCGTTTCTCCCTGAAAAGGAGTTCTCGCTCTCGAAGAATTCCCCGATCTTCAAGATCAACGGGCCCGAACGCCCCTGA
- a CDS encoding ATP-binding protein produces MKIFRHLIIVFGLLLFIIGITAVELYFIKLPSVDLTTRLLLIGLLTLNSVALLTLMFFVGKNLFRLYMEKRQRVLGYKFRVKLMTIFLVLTLIPSAFLFVAASGLAANYINRFFSPQMKEPYTRSVELARSFYDFERDRALKAARQSAEGGALFSPGLTVRRIIVLPADTTEIIQDAFSGREGTEVISRDEGDIIRAAVPDRSPGGRGIVVVEAVLPKGITEKTERLKELHDDYLKMESFKEPLRLNYILTLGFLTLMIVFTGLWVSLKISKGITIPIQSLAMATEQVASGDLNVRVDLESEDEIGMLISSFNQMVKQLKESNASLEQAYLEAYRRRLYLENILENINSGVIFLSPEGAIRTINKAACSILNVKQEDWVGKDYKDFVEALHSEDLTALAREMEGKEIREIKREAKVNIEGRIATLRVSLSGIRESSSAKALGMLVVFHDLTEIIKAQKVTAWQEVARRLAHEIKNPLTPIKLSTERLIKKWQQKDEDFDAVFEKSTRTIITEVESLRTLVDVFSRYGKMPEVNKAPVDLLEMVEAVAGLFKGFKDIEIRVNAPEKMPPVSLDQEQFKRVLINIIDNAIKVMENRGVIDIFITPNENGKVVIDIADRGPGINDAEKEKLFLPYFSGRKGGTGLGLAIANKIVADHAGRILVRDNTPRGSIFTIEVPTA; encoded by the coding sequence ATGAAGATATTCAGACACCTCATCATCGTTTTCGGCCTGCTCCTCTTCATCATCGGCATCACGGCCGTCGAGCTCTACTTCATCAAGCTCCCCTCGGTGGACCTCACGACGAGGCTCCTGCTCATCGGGTTGCTGACCCTCAACTCCGTCGCCCTGCTCACCCTCATGTTCTTCGTCGGGAAGAACCTCTTCAGGCTTTACATGGAGAAGCGGCAGCGGGTGCTGGGATACAAATTCAGGGTAAAGCTGATGACCATCTTCCTGGTGCTGACGCTGATCCCTTCGGCGTTCCTCTTCGTGGCGGCGAGCGGGCTCGCGGCGAATTACATCAACCGTTTCTTTTCGCCGCAGATGAAAGAGCCCTACACCCGGTCGGTCGAGCTGGCGCGCTCCTTCTACGATTTCGAGCGCGACCGGGCATTGAAGGCGGCCCGCCAGAGCGCGGAGGGAGGAGCTCTTTTCTCCCCCGGCCTGACTGTCCGGAGGATCATTGTCCTGCCCGCCGATACCACCGAGATCATACAGGACGCCTTCAGCGGCAGAGAGGGAACAGAGGTCATCTCGCGCGATGAGGGAGATATCATCCGGGCAGCGGTCCCCGACAGATCTCCGGGCGGCCGGGGGATCGTCGTTGTCGAGGCAGTCCTGCCGAAGGGCATCACCGAAAAGACCGAACGGCTCAAGGAGCTCCACGACGACTATCTCAAGATGGAGTCGTTCAAAGAGCCCCTGCGGCTCAACTATATACTCACCCTCGGCTTCCTGACCCTCATGATCGTCTTTACCGGGCTCTGGGTCTCGCTGAAGATATCGAAGGGAATCACCATCCCCATCCAGAGTCTCGCGATGGCGACGGAGCAGGTCGCATCGGGAGATCTCAATGTCCGGGTCGACCTCGAGAGCGAGGACGAGATCGGCATGCTGATCTCGTCCTTCAACCAGATGGTGAAACAGCTGAAGGAGAGCAATGCCTCGCTCGAGCAGGCCTATCTCGAAGCGTACCGGAGGCGCCTCTATCTCGAGAACATCCTCGAGAACATCAACTCGGGGGTGATCTTTCTCTCGCCCGAGGGCGCAATACGCACCATCAACAAGGCCGCCTGCTCCATCCTGAATGTAAAGCAGGAAGACTGGGTCGGCAAAGACTACAAGGATTTCGTAGAGGCCCTGCATTCGGAGGATCTGACCGCCCTGGCCCGGGAGATGGAGGGCAAGGAGATACGGGAGATCAAGCGGGAGGCCAAGGTGAACATAGAGGGGAGGATCGCCACACTCAGGGTCTCGCTCTCGGGGATCAGGGAGTCTTCATCGGCAAAGGCCCTCGGCATGCTGGTGGTGTTCCACGATCTGACCGAGATCATCAAGGCCCAGAAGGTGACCGCCTGGCAGGAGGTGGCGCGGCGGCTGGCCCACGAGATAAAAAACCCGCTTACCCCCATAAAGCTCTCGACCGAGCGGCTCATAAAGAAGTGGCAGCAGAAAGACGAGGATTTCGACGCGGTCTTCGAGAAATCGACCAGGACCATTATTACCGAGGTGGAAAGCCTGAGAACGCTGGTGGATGTCTTTTCGCGTTACGGCAAGATGCCTGAAGTCAACAAGGCTCCCGTCGACCTGCTCGAGATGGTCGAGGCGGTGGCGGGCCTCTTCAAGGGCTTCAAGGATATCGAGATCAGGGTGAATGCTCCGGAGAAGATGCCGCCGGTCTCCCTCGATCAGGAGCAGTTCAAGCGGGTATTGATCAATATCATCGACAACGCGATCAAGGTGATGGAGAACAGGGGTGTGATCGATATTTTCATTACGCCCAATGAAAATGGTAAGGTAGTTATCGATATCGCCGACAGGGGACCGGGGATAAACGATGCGGAGAAGGAAAAACTCTTTCTCCCCTACTTCTCGGGAAGGAAGGGAGGGACGGGGCTCGGCCTGGCAATCGCCAACAAGATCGTGGCCGACCACGCGGGCCGCATACTGGTGCGGGACAACACCCCCCGGGGCAGCATCTTTACCATCGAGGTCCCGACGGCATGA
- a CDS encoding sigma-54 dependent transcriptional regulator gives MVKRTVLIVDDEEGIRESLSGIFEDDGYQVLTASSGEEALEIAKEQTPEVILLDVWLPGMDGVETLGRLRELDRDVPVIIISGHGNIELAVKATRSGAYDFLEKPLSLEKVLIVARRALERRSLEEENRLLRADLSKRWVLVGDSPKMKLLRQQIEMAAQSSSRVLILGESGTGKELVARQLHEKSLRVREPFVEVNCAAIPQELIESELFGHEKGAFTGATEKKSGKFELADKGTLFLDEIGDMTTQTQAKVLRVIETQVFQRVGGSKNIKVDVRIIAATNKDLADAVKKGSFREDLYFRLNVIPLTVPPLRERREDIPPLVRHFIELSAAESGLRPKEIASDVLQLLQDHDWPGNIRELKNMVERLMIMVPSREVTKADVEAFGVLQSRKLFKESDCFSHKTLKDARDAFERDFIVRKLEENNWNISKTSEAIAVERSNLHKKIKAYDIAEPHE, from the coding sequence ATGGTTAAAAGAACAGTACTCATTGTCGATGACGAAGAGGGCATACGGGAAAGCCTTTCCGGCATATTCGAGGATGACGGGTACCAGGTGCTCACCGCCTCCTCGGGAGAGGAGGCGCTCGAGATCGCAAAGGAACAGACGCCGGAGGTGATCCTCCTGGATGTGTGGCTCCCGGGTATGGACGGCGTAGAGACCCTCGGCAGGCTGCGGGAGCTCGACCGCGACGTCCCGGTCATCATCATCTCGGGCCACGGCAACATCGAGCTCGCGGTCAAGGCTACCCGCAGCGGCGCATACGACTTCCTGGAGAAGCCGCTCTCTCTCGAAAAGGTCCTGATCGTCGCCCGGAGGGCTCTCGAGCGCCGGAGCCTCGAGGAGGAGAACCGGCTCCTCAGGGCCGACCTGAGCAAGCGGTGGGTGCTGGTCGGAGACTCCCCGAAGATGAAACTCTTGCGGCAGCAGATCGAGATGGCGGCGCAGAGCAGCAGCAGGGTGCTGATCCTGGGAGAGAGCGGGACCGGGAAAGAGCTCGTCGCCCGGCAGCTCCATGAGAAGAGCCTGCGGGTGCGGGAGCCCTTCGTCGAAGTGAACTGCGCGGCCATTCCCCAGGAGCTGATCGAGAGCGAGCTCTTCGGCCACGAGAAGGGCGCGTTTACCGGCGCCACCGAGAAGAAGAGCGGCAAGTTCGAGCTCGCGGACAAGGGTACGCTCTTTCTCGACGAGATAGGCGATATGACGACGCAGACCCAGGCCAAGGTGCTGCGGGTCATCGAGACCCAGGTCTTCCAGCGGGTCGGCGGCAGCAAAAACATAAAGGTCGATGTGCGCATTATCGCCGCCACGAACAAAGACCTCGCCGATGCGGTGAAGAAGGGGAGCTTCAGAGAGGACCTCTATTTCAGGTTGAATGTGATCCCCCTTACCGTTCCGCCCCTCCGCGAGCGGCGCGAGGATATCCCCCCGCTGGTGCGGCACTTCATCGAGCTCTCCGCTGCCGAAAGCGGGCTGCGGCCGAAGGAGATAGCCTCGGATGTGCTACAATTATTGCAGGACCATGACTGGCCCGGAAATATACGGGAGCTGAAGAATATGGTCGAGCGGCTGATGATCATGGTTCCCTCCCGGGAGGTGACGAAGGCCGACGTCGAGGCGTTCGGCGTGCTGCAGTCCCGCAAGCTCTTCAAGGAGAGCGACTGCTTCTCACACAAGACGCTGAAAGACGCCCGCGATGCCTTCGAAAGGGACTTTATCGTCAGGAAGCTCGAAGAGAACAACTGGAACATCTCGAAGACCTCGGAAGCCATCGCCGTCGAGCGGAGCAACCTTCACAAGAAGATCAAGGCATACGATATTGCCGAACCCCACGAGTAA